From Granulicella sp. WH15, the proteins below share one genomic window:
- a CDS encoding PAS domain-containing protein translates to MKSSPDVYRYGLVIAACLFAILAGRISGAEATCLLLGIMVGSLYGGRYPSLLGVGISVLALDFFFLTPRQHFSIAPSAYPRLITFTIAAFIIRYLIQSRENQIRKNTKELRELIDFIPHHVLLLDPNGHLLEANQMVLDYTGRTLDQMKNIETGERIRRDIHPDDIKTANGKRKRSLSEGLPFEIERRALGKDEEYRWFLFRYKPLVDDSGAISRWICTATDIENMKREDERLRLVVDTTPAFIHSARQDGSVDYLNQRWLDYLGLSLESALDRRFEDSTKNIDPKTWAWNLVSTIHPEDLLLYSDQWNSIIRFCRSGEFEARIRRFDGQYRRFLFQVAPLCDKSGSVIKWYVSGTDIEDRKRAEEELRKREIDIASQLRLVIDTTPGLGWTAGPDGSADFLNRQWLEYSGLTIEEALGWGFLVTIHPDDFSRTMEDWQRALKTGDFFESECRIRRHDGEYRRFLFRGSPVQDSEGNIVKWIGINTDIEDHRRAEDALRASEESLRLIVDSIPGLIHAMGPSGEIEIVSRQVMDFFGKRFEEFGDWPALLHPDEYDSVLAIWRRSLETHEPVDIEHRVLRPDGTYTWVHSRGNALTDSKNRIVRWYYLITVIEERKKAEEKLRRSEAYLLEAQRLSQTGSFGCRLSTGEMIWSDETFRIFEYDFDINPTVEHIFRRVHPEDKALVQVYIDRAMSKAEDCDFECRLLLPDESVKHLHLVAHAIEDEAGSAEFLGAVIDITERKRVHEALRRSESYLLEGQRLTHTGSFGWSVPGKDPTYLSEECLRIFGFDPDRGLPTWEDRLQRVHAEDQAKWQKEIERAIQEKSGYEVDYRILLPCGTLKHIHVVGHPVLNESGDLVEFIGTAMDITERWMAEEALRENEHHLRQIIEAIPALIWCALPGEGKVIYANQRFCNYAGRTLDELLECKWSSLIHPDDTETTSRSWRHALKTGEPHEITHRLRRGDGEYRWFQTLAEPLRDRDNRITRWYGLNIEIDESKKMAEALRFTQAKLTRATQIATVAELSASIAHEINQPLAAVVANADACEMWLSTDSPNLERARLAIQRIIRDGNASAAVIQRIRALFKAETANKVALDMNEVIQEVLHLVSNELQRKRISVQVELSPELPVTLADRVQMQQLMINLVNNGIEAMDAMTNRSKQLLLRSESDDSSILIEVCDHGSGLVDLERVFEPFFTTKDKGMGIGLSICRSIVEAHEGNIWITRNKDQGTTFSFRLPVFAEELE, encoded by the coding sequence ATGAAGTCTTCTCCTGATGTCTATCGTTACGGGTTGGTAATTGCGGCTTGTCTGTTCGCGATTCTCGCGGGGCGAATTTCAGGCGCTGAGGCGACCTGCCTCCTCCTCGGGATCATGGTCGGTTCTCTGTACGGAGGACGATATCCGAGCCTCTTGGGAGTCGGAATTTCCGTGCTTGCACTTGACTTTTTTTTCCTCACGCCGCGACAACACTTCTCGATCGCACCATCTGCCTATCCGCGACTTATTACGTTCACGATCGCTGCGTTTATTATTCGTTATCTCATCCAATCGAGGGAAAACCAGATCAGGAAGAATACGAAAGAGCTTCGAGAACTCATTGACTTCATTCCTCATCACGTTCTTCTGCTTGACCCCAATGGACACCTTCTCGAAGCGAACCAGATGGTTCTCGATTACACGGGACGCACTCTGGATCAGATGAAAAATATTGAGACGGGCGAGCGTATTCGTCGAGATATTCACCCAGACGACATTAAAACGGCAAACGGTAAACGGAAGCGCAGTCTATCGGAGGGGCTTCCTTTCGAGATCGAAAGACGCGCTCTTGGCAAAGATGAGGAGTATCGCTGGTTTCTGTTCCGATATAAGCCACTAGTAGACGATAGTGGTGCAATCTCCCGCTGGATCTGCACCGCGACCGATATTGAGAACATGAAGAGAGAAGACGAGCGGCTTCGTCTGGTCGTGGATACGACACCGGCATTCATCCATAGTGCACGACAGGATGGATCGGTAGACTACCTCAATCAGCGCTGGCTGGATTACCTCGGGCTCTCTTTGGAGAGTGCGCTGGACCGACGCTTTGAGGATTCAACGAAGAACATCGATCCAAAAACGTGGGCATGGAATTTAGTCTCTACCATTCATCCCGAAGACCTCCTTCTATACTCTGATCAATGGAATTCAATTATCAGATTCTGTAGGTCCGGCGAGTTTGAGGCGCGAATACGACGCTTTGATGGACAGTATCGCCGATTCCTGTTTCAGGTTGCTCCTCTCTGTGACAAGAGTGGCAGCGTCATCAAGTGGTACGTATCAGGCACGGATATCGAGGATCGCAAACGAGCAGAGGAAGAATTACGAAAAAGAGAAATTGACATAGCTAGTCAACTGCGACTGGTGATTGATACGACGCCTGGTCTGGGCTGGACCGCGGGGCCGGATGGCTCAGCCGACTTTCTCAACCGACAATGGTTAGAGTACTCGGGGTTGACCATTGAGGAGGCGCTTGGCTGGGGCTTTCTGGTCACGATTCATCCGGACGATTTTTCCCGCACTATGGAGGACTGGCAGAGGGCTCTGAAGACTGGCGACTTTTTTGAGTCAGAATGCCGCATTCGTCGTCACGACGGCGAGTATCGCAGGTTTCTTTTCCGTGGAAGCCCAGTGCAGGATAGTGAAGGCAACATCGTCAAATGGATCGGAATCAATACTGACATTGAAGACCACAGACGCGCGGAAGATGCCCTGCGTGCAAGCGAAGAAAGTCTTCGACTGATCGTTGACAGCATTCCCGGGCTTATACACGCGATGGGGCCTTCAGGTGAAATTGAAATTGTCAGTCGACAAGTGATGGATTTCTTCGGTAAGCGTTTTGAAGAGTTCGGTGACTGGCCTGCGCTTTTACATCCGGATGAATACGACAGCGTGTTGGCAATATGGCGACGTTCGCTTGAGACTCATGAGCCAGTTGATATCGAACATCGCGTATTACGACCCGATGGTACATATACTTGGGTACATTCTCGAGGCAACGCGCTGACAGACTCCAAAAACCGCATTGTTCGTTGGTATTATCTGATCACCGTAATCGAGGAGCGTAAGAAAGCGGAAGAGAAGCTGAGACGCAGCGAAGCATACCTACTCGAAGCCCAACGGTTAAGCCAGACCGGGAGTTTCGGATGCAGGCTCTCCACAGGAGAGATGATTTGGTCAGACGAGACCTTTCGGATCTTCGAATACGATTTTGACATCAATCCCACTGTCGAACATATTTTCCGTCGGGTGCATCCGGAGGACAAAGCTCTGGTCCAGGTATACATTGATCGCGCAATGAGTAAAGCGGAGGACTGCGACTTCGAATGTCGTCTTCTATTACCAGATGAATCAGTAAAGCATCTCCACCTGGTAGCACATGCTATAGAAGACGAAGCAGGCTCCGCGGAATTTCTCGGAGCCGTGATCGATATTACCGAGAGAAAGCGAGTACATGAAGCACTACGTCGGAGCGAAAGTTACCTGCTGGAAGGGCAGAGGCTCACACATACTGGCAGTTTCGGTTGGAGTGTTCCCGGAAAGGATCCCACCTATCTTTCCGAGGAGTGTCTGCGCATCTTCGGCTTCGATCCTGATAGAGGTTTGCCTACCTGGGAAGATAGGCTTCAACGGGTTCACGCTGAGGATCAGGCCAAATGGCAGAAGGAGATAGAACGAGCCATACAGGAGAAGTCAGGCTATGAAGTGGACTATCGAATACTTCTTCCATGCGGAACACTAAAGCACATCCATGTAGTCGGCCATCCTGTGTTGAACGAATCCGGGGATCTGGTCGAATTCATAGGTACTGCAATGGACATCACTGAACGCTGGATGGCTGAGGAAGCACTTCGAGAGAATGAGCATCATCTTCGGCAGATTATCGAAGCGATTCCAGCCTTGATCTGGTGCGCGCTACCCGGAGAAGGTAAGGTCATCTATGCAAATCAGCGCTTTTGCAACTATGCGGGTAGAACTCTCGACGAACTCCTTGAGTGTAAATGGAGTTCCCTGATTCATCCAGACGACACGGAAACGACGAGTAGGTCATGGCGACATGCCCTTAAAACCGGAGAGCCACATGAAATCACACATCGCCTTCGTCGAGGCGACGGAGAATATCGATGGTTTCAAACGCTGGCCGAGCCGTTGCGAGATAGAGACAATCGAATTACGCGATGGTACGGTCTGAACATCGAAATAGATGAGAGTAAAAAGATGGCAGAAGCATTGCGCTTCACTCAGGCAAAGCTGACACGTGCAACGCAAATCGCGACTGTGGCCGAGTTGTCGGCTTCGATCGCCCACGAAATCAATCAGCCTCTTGCAGCGGTCGTGGCGAATGCCGACGCTTGTGAGATGTGGTTATCGACTGACTCGCCAAATCTTGAACGTGCGAGGCTGGCCATCCAAAGAATTATCCGGGATGGAAATGCGTCTGCTGCGGTTATTCAACGAATCCGCGCTCTTTTTAAAGCAGAGACTGCAAATAAGGTAGCGCTGGACATGAATGAAGTGATTCAGGAAGTGCTCCATTTAGTGTCGAACGAACTTCAGAGAAAGCGTATCAGCGTTCAGGTGGAACTAAGTCCGGAGCTGCCAGTAACGCTTGCCGATCGCGTGCAGATGCAACAGTTGATGATCAATCTTGTGAATAATGGGATTGAAGCTATGGACGCGATGACCAACCGCTCAAAGCAACTGCTTCTACGTTCTGAAAGTGACGACTCATCGATATTGATTGAAGTTTGCGATCATGGAAGTGGACTCGTAGACCTGGAGAGAGTCTTTGAACCATTTTTTACAACGAAGGACAAGGGGATGGGGATTGGTCTGTCCATATGTCGTTCAATCGTCGAAGCACATGAGGGCAATATCTGGATCACACGAAACAAGGATCAGGGAACAACGTTCAGCTTCAGACTCCCTGTCTTTGCAGAGGAACTTGAATGA
- a CDS encoding FAD-binding and (Fe-S)-binding domain-containing protein — MLTLLEPDAARITPADHAPTHDRAPEELALGTPLWLRDDLVEILGDAQVHSRVIDLVKYATDASPYRMFPKVVVTPRTVEEIARIFAYAQKKKLPVTIRSAGSSLSGQSQGDGILIDGRKHWAGMTVEDGGKRLRVRPGTVMFRANLALHPYGYRLGPDPASSGVATVGGVIANNASGMCCGTVENSYKTLESVSFLLPSGTHINTADPDAENQFSVAEPDLAAGLMEIREEIYKDTKLVERLKKKYSIKNTTGYHMGAFLDESTPLGIFRKLLVGSEGTLAFISEGVFETVPDDKYRLTAFLVFPDMHSACAAVAPFVAHGAAAAELSDRGCLHAVEGKPGVPDRWKTLPSEATALLVEFREPTPEKLKEAGAAAQSVLEGLQLLEKAEFTQDPHLAAQYWTIRSGLLPSIGGARPSGTSLILEDVCFPPDKLADGALDLQKLFPKHGYDGVVFGHASAGNLHFLITPSLNTETDVERFDGFLQDVVKLVVDKYDGSLKAEHGTGRNIAPFVEHEWGLKLTDMMWRLKRLADPNLMLAPDVMLTRDTKAHLRHLHTVPTVEQEVDRCIECGYCESVCPSRHITTTPRQRIVIRREMLRQPTGSIVTEALLKQYEYDAIETCAGDGSCALACPVGINTGMLMKRFRHEEHNTTQEHVAEKIAENWGAAEIGARAALTLNHIATSMYGGSLVAESALKVVRSVVSKDLVPGWLPVIPPAATPKVPDTSREAAAAVYFHACVNRMFGNSEESKGPGIADAMVAVSARAGMPLWIPDDLSGTCCATVWHSKGYADGNKYMANKIVEKMWEWSDGGKIPVVCDASSCTFGITTEILGYLTLQNSERHKQLKLIDSVGWAYDYLLPKLKVERQIESAVIHPVCAIHHLGLVEKMQLLGEALAKKAVTPIYATCCAFAGDRGFLHPELTQSATSEEVNEIGDQEFDKYLCSNRTCELGMNLATGKDYQSVIFLLEELTRPQAQDAPSIA; from the coding sequence ATGCTAACGCTGTTAGAACCAGATGCCGCGCGAATTACTCCAGCCGACCATGCTCCAACTCACGACCGTGCTCCGGAAGAACTGGCGCTGGGCACTCCTTTGTGGCTGCGTGATGACCTCGTTGAGATTCTGGGCGACGCACAGGTGCATTCGCGAGTCATCGATCTCGTCAAGTACGCGACGGATGCGAGTCCCTACCGGATGTTCCCAAAGGTGGTGGTAACGCCGCGAACCGTCGAAGAGATCGCCAGGATCTTCGCTTACGCGCAGAAAAAAAAGCTTCCAGTAACCATCCGCTCTGCAGGTTCGAGCCTCAGTGGCCAGTCGCAAGGCGACGGCATTCTGATCGATGGTCGAAAGCATTGGGCCGGAATGACGGTCGAGGACGGCGGCAAGCGCCTTAGAGTGCGGCCAGGAACGGTCATGTTCCGAGCAAACCTTGCATTACATCCCTACGGCTACCGACTAGGACCCGATCCAGCCAGTTCTGGCGTGGCGACCGTGGGAGGCGTAATTGCAAATAACGCCAGCGGAATGTGCTGCGGAACCGTCGAGAATTCTTACAAGACACTCGAATCGGTGTCGTTTCTGCTTCCCTCGGGCACACATATTAATACTGCGGATCCAGACGCTGAAAATCAGTTCAGTGTTGCGGAACCAGATCTAGCCGCTGGGCTGATGGAGATCAGAGAAGAGATCTACAAAGACACGAAGCTCGTTGAACGGCTCAAGAAGAAGTACAGCATCAAGAACACGACGGGCTACCATATGGGGGCCTTCCTTGATGAATCGACACCGCTTGGAATCTTCCGCAAGCTGCTCGTGGGCTCGGAAGGCACATTGGCCTTCATCTCAGAAGGGGTCTTCGAGACGGTGCCTGACGATAAGTACCGACTGACAGCTTTCCTCGTCTTCCCCGACATGCACTCTGCATGTGCTGCCGTAGCTCCCTTTGTTGCTCATGGTGCGGCTGCCGCAGAACTCTCCGATCGTGGATGTTTACACGCTGTAGAGGGTAAGCCTGGCGTACCTGACCGCTGGAAGACGTTACCAAGTGAAGCAACCGCGCTGCTGGTAGAGTTTCGCGAACCAACTCCCGAGAAGCTCAAAGAGGCAGGCGCTGCGGCTCAGTCAGTACTCGAAGGACTTCAGTTGCTTGAAAAGGCGGAGTTTACCCAAGACCCACATCTTGCGGCGCAGTACTGGACCATCCGCAGCGGACTACTACCATCTATTGGTGGGGCTCGCCCCAGCGGTACATCGTTGATCCTCGAAGACGTTTGCTTTCCTCCGGACAAGCTTGCGGATGGTGCGCTCGATTTGCAAAAGCTTTTCCCTAAGCATGGTTATGATGGAGTGGTCTTTGGCCACGCCTCTGCAGGGAATCTCCACTTTCTGATTACCCCCTCATTGAATACGGAAACGGATGTCGAGCGGTTCGACGGGTTTCTGCAGGATGTAGTGAAGCTTGTCGTTGACAAGTACGACGGCTCACTAAAGGCCGAGCACGGAACAGGCCGTAACATCGCTCCCTTCGTTGAGCACGAGTGGGGCTTGAAGCTCACCGACATGATGTGGCGGCTGAAGCGTCTTGCCGATCCAAATCTCATGCTGGCTCCGGACGTAATGCTGACCAGGGATACGAAAGCGCATCTTCGTCATCTGCACACGGTGCCCACGGTCGAGCAGGAGGTCGACCGCTGCATTGAATGCGGCTACTGCGAATCCGTGTGTCCGAGCCGTCACATCACCACAACGCCGCGGCAGCGCATTGTTATAAGACGCGAGATGCTGCGCCAACCGACTGGTTCTATCGTTACCGAGGCACTCCTAAAGCAGTACGAGTACGACGCGATTGAGACCTGCGCCGGCGATGGCAGTTGCGCTCTCGCCTGCCCCGTAGGCATCAACACCGGGATGCTGATGAAGCGATTCCGTCATGAGGAACACAATACCACCCAAGAGCACGTCGCCGAGAAGATTGCGGAGAATTGGGGCGCTGCCGAGATAGGAGCGCGAGCGGCTCTCACGCTGAATCATATTGCTACCAGCATGTATGGTGGATCTCTCGTAGCCGAAAGCGCTCTAAAGGTAGTTCGCTCGGTTGTGAGCAAGGACCTGGTGCCGGGATGGCTTCCCGTGATTCCGCCGGCTGCCACTCCCAAGGTTCCAGATACATCGCGTGAGGCCGCAGCCGCAGTCTATTTCCACGCATGTGTCAACCGGATGTTTGGAAACTCCGAGGAATCGAAGGGGCCAGGCATCGCCGATGCGATGGTCGCGGTGTCGGCTCGAGCAGGAATGCCACTCTGGATCCCTGACGACCTATCTGGAACCTGTTGCGCAACGGTCTGGCACTCCAAGGGCTACGCCGATGGCAATAAATACATGGCCAACAAGATCGTCGAGAAGATGTGGGAGTGGAGCGACGGCGGAAAGATTCCGGTCGTCTGCGATGCCAGTTCCTGCACATTCGGAATCACGACCGAGATTCTCGGTTATCTGACGCTGCAGAATTCGGAACGACACAAGCAGTTGAAACTGATTGACTCCGTGGGATGGGCGTATGACTACCTCTTGCCGAAGCTCAAGGTAGAACGTCAGATCGAGTCTGCTGTGATTCATCCAGTCTGTGCCATTCATCACCTTGGATTGGTCGAGAAGATGCAGCTGCTCGGCGAGGCTTTGGCAAAGAAGGCCGTAACGCCGATCTACGCTACCTGCTGCGCCTTCGCTGGTGACCGGGGCTTTCTGCATCCAGAGTTGACTCAGTCCGCTACTTCGGAAGAGGTGAACGAGATTGGAGATCAGGAGTTTGACAAGTACCTGTGCAGCAACCGAACGTGCGAACTGGGCATGAATCTGGCGACTGGGAAGGACTATCAATCGGTGATCTTCCTGCTTGAGGAACTGACACGGCCCCAGGCACAAGACGCACCATCCATCGCGTAA
- a CDS encoding cytochrome ubiquinol oxidase subunit I has protein sequence MDNFLAARSQMGMSLAFHIVFAVIGVSLPLMMTIAEWRWRSTGDPTYLLLAKRWAKGTTILFAVGAISGTVLSFELGLLWPRFMQYAGAVIGMPFSLEGFAFFTEAIFLGIYLYGWNRVPGWFHLFSGIIVSLSGLLSAIFVTLVNGWMNTPTGFDILDGKFQNIHPFAAMLNPAGIPEAVHMVLASYTAAGFATAGIHSWLLLRRGRNRFDEVAIGIALCVGGAAVLIQGVSGDALARMVAVKQPMKLASLEGQFKTEVGAPLSIGGLPFPDERVTKYAIKIPHGLSLLAFHTPNALIKGLDQEPSKDWPNVRMVHICFQIMVGCGSLLSLFALIAAWLSWKRGPLSKQKLFLKAAVLVSPLGFVALEAGWMVTELGRQPWIVYHLMRTRDAVTTMPNITITFLVMTFVYLVLGIIVVWLLSKHVIAPAEKKQLDGPGVLV, from the coding sequence ATGGATAACTTTCTTGCAGCTCGCTCTCAGATGGGGATGTCCCTCGCCTTCCACATCGTCTTCGCGGTGATTGGCGTCTCGCTGCCATTGATGATGACCATCGCCGAATGGCGGTGGAGATCGACAGGCGATCCGACCTATCTCCTGCTTGCGAAACGCTGGGCGAAGGGGACAACCATCCTCTTCGCCGTCGGCGCGATCTCAGGGACCGTTTTGTCATTCGAGCTTGGTTTGCTCTGGCCGAGGTTCATGCAATATGCCGGAGCTGTGATCGGAATGCCATTCTCTCTGGAAGGATTCGCGTTTTTCACGGAAGCCATCTTCCTCGGCATTTATTTATATGGGTGGAACCGTGTACCCGGCTGGTTCCATCTCTTCTCGGGCATCATCGTGTCTTTGAGTGGATTGCTGTCCGCCATCTTCGTTACGCTTGTCAACGGGTGGATGAACACGCCGACTGGCTTTGACATCCTCGATGGCAAGTTCCAGAACATCCACCCCTTCGCCGCAATGCTAAACCCGGCAGGCATTCCGGAGGCAGTACACATGGTACTTGCCTCCTACACTGCCGCGGGATTCGCGACGGCTGGAATCCATAGCTGGCTTCTGTTGCGTCGAGGCAGAAATCGCTTCGATGAAGTCGCCATAGGAATTGCACTGTGTGTCGGTGGAGCAGCTGTTTTGATTCAGGGTGTAAGTGGCGATGCTCTTGCCCGTATGGTTGCAGTGAAGCAGCCAATGAAGCTGGCGAGCCTCGAGGGACAGTTCAAAACAGAAGTGGGGGCTCCGCTAAGCATCGGCGGTCTTCCTTTTCCAGACGAGCGGGTAACGAAGTACGCCATCAAAATACCGCACGGTCTGAGCCTGCTAGCCTTCCACACTCCGAACGCCCTGATCAAGGGACTCGATCAGGAACCTTCGAAGGACTGGCCGAATGTGCGAATGGTGCATATCTGTTTTCAGATCATGGTGGGCTGCGGAAGCCTGTTATCGCTCTTCGCCCTCATCGCGGCCTGGCTCTCCTGGAAACGTGGCCCTTTGAGCAAACAGAAGTTGTTCCTTAAGGCAGCCGTCCTGGTTAGTCCGCTTGGGTTCGTCGCCCTGGAGGCCGGGTGGATGGTGACTGAGTTGGGCCGTCAGCCCTGGATTGTCTACCATCTGATGCGCACAAGAGATGCAGTGACTACCATGCCGAACATCACAATTACGTTTCTGGTGATGACCTTCGTCTATCTTGTTCTTGGAATCATTGTCGTCTGGTTGTTGAGCAAGCATGTGATCGCACCAGCCGAGAAAAAGCAACTTGACGGCCCCGGGGTGCTGGTATGA
- a CDS encoding cytochrome d ubiquinol oxidase subunit II: MNPAMILAGIMLGALVIYSLLAGADYGAGFWDLMCSGPRREKQRQLIAQAIEPVWETNHVWLILVVVLMFAGFAPAFGAISIALGVPVFLILLGVVLRGSAYVFRTYFAGSIRTQLYWGKVFSISSSMTPLFLGIVIGAISSDTVVVRDGISENGFLRTWFHPFPVIVGVLSLSLFAYLSACYLTVETDDPALQDDFRSRALFSGFISLMAAFATYVVAGDNAREIRDGLSGAPYVLLVESCAAIAAFVAFQALWSRRYLRARIAAAAQVGLIIIGWGAAQYPYLARPGLTIFNSSAPSNVLIEIEIACAFGGAILFPSLFLLYRIFKAHRKAVLADTTPV, translated from the coding sequence ATGAATCCCGCAATGATTCTGGCAGGCATCATGCTCGGCGCGCTCGTGATCTACTCTCTGCTCGCCGGGGCTGACTATGGCGCGGGCTTCTGGGACCTTATGTGTTCCGGACCTCGCCGGGAGAAACAGCGCCAGTTGATTGCGCAAGCGATTGAACCGGTGTGGGAGACAAACCATGTGTGGCTCATTCTGGTAGTTGTTCTCATGTTTGCAGGCTTCGCGCCCGCGTTCGGTGCAATCAGCATAGCCCTTGGCGTCCCAGTCTTTCTTATCCTGCTGGGCGTCGTCCTGCGAGGCTCAGCCTATGTCTTCCGTACCTATTTCGCTGGAAGCATCCGGACGCAGCTCTACTGGGGTAAGGTCTTTTCGATATCGAGCAGTATGACGCCGCTCTTTCTTGGAATCGTGATCGGGGCTATCTCAAGTGACACGGTTGTCGTAAGAGATGGCATCAGCGAAAATGGTTTTCTCAGAACGTGGTTTCATCCATTCCCGGTAATTGTCGGCGTTCTCTCGCTCTCGCTGTTCGCCTACCTGTCGGCGTGTTATCTAACCGTAGAAACCGATGACCCTGCACTTCAGGATGATTTCAGAAGCCGGGCTCTCTTCTCTGGCTTTATCTCTCTTATGGCAGCATTTGCGACATACGTTGTCGCAGGTGACAACGCGCGGGAGATACGGGATGGTCTTTCGGGCGCTCCCTATGTCTTGTTAGTCGAATCTTGCGCTGCAATCGCCGCATTCGTCGCATTTCAGGCACTTTGGTCGAGACGCTATCTTCGTGCCAGAATCGCAGCCGCGGCCCAGGTCGGCCTGATCATCATCGGATGGGGCGCAGCGCAGTATCCATACCTCGCTAGGCCAGGCTTGACTATCTTCAACAGTTCAGCACCTTCCAACGTCCTTATAGAGATTGAGATTGCGTGTGCCTTTGGAGGAGCTATTCTGTTTCCCTCGCTGTTCCTTCTTTATCGAATATTCAAGGCACATCGCAAAGCTGTCCTTGCAGACACCACACCTGTTTAG
- the budA gene encoding acetolactate decarboxylase, whose protein sequence is MPMLGCEISQQLEIALKERSKTTGESIARIVTSALSRALGIPVHTLFQVSTSGALVQGIYERAVSSSFLLNYGDFGLGTFDNLDGEMVVLDGSIYQVRSDGTVNKIVDDTGTPFAVVVHFLADQDQTIENASTFEELTKFCDQYRDSENLFYAFRIDGHFEHVHTRAMKATLDGLPLAKAAAIQPEFDFRDIDGTLVGLWSPQFSSALNVAGYHFHFLSKDRTKGGHLLQCNGMDLRIRVERLNDFHLSLPESEEFLRADLTKDTAKELAYAEQAHKKENL, encoded by the coding sequence ATGCCCATGCTCGGTTGTGAAATATCACAGCAGCTCGAAATCGCTCTGAAAGAACGCTCTAAGACGACCGGCGAATCGATCGCTCGGATTGTTACATCAGCCCTTTCCCGGGCTCTGGGGATACCCGTGCATACGCTGTTTCAGGTCTCCACATCAGGAGCGCTTGTTCAAGGCATCTACGAACGGGCCGTCTCCAGCTCCTTTCTGCTCAACTACGGCGATTTTGGGCTCGGCACCTTCGACAATCTCGACGGAGAGATGGTTGTGTTGGATGGAAGCATCTATCAGGTGCGCAGCGATGGCACGGTTAACAAGATTGTCGATGACACAGGAACACCCTTTGCCGTGGTTGTGCATTTTCTTGCCGACCAGGACCAAACCATCGAGAACGCTTCGACCTTCGAGGAACTCACAAAGTTCTGTGACCAGTATCGGGACTCCGAAAATCTCTTCTATGCCTTCCGCATTGATGGCCACTTCGAGCACGTTCACACTCGCGCCATGAAAGCCACGCTGGACGGACTTCCTCTGGCAAAGGCTGCCGCTATTCAGCCGGAATTTGATTTCAGGGACATCGACGGAACCCTCGTCGGACTGTGGTCCCCGCAGTTCTCGAGCGCGCTCAACGTCGCCGGGTATCACTTCCATTTTCTCTCTAAGGACCGAACCAAGGGAGGACATCTGCTTCAGTGCAATGGAATGGACCTGAGGATACGAGTAGAGAGGCTCAACGACTTCCACCTCTCTCTTCCAGAGTCAGAAGAGTTTCTGCGAGCCGACCTGACAAAAGATACTGCGAAAGAACTTGCCTACGCGGAACAAGCTCACAAAAAGGAAAATCTCTAA